The following coding sequences are from one Musa acuminata AAA Group cultivar baxijiao chromosome BXJ2-4, Cavendish_Baxijiao_AAA, whole genome shotgun sequence window:
- the LOC135609676 gene encoding monoterpene synthase 8, chloroplastic-like isoform X2 yields MDKLTEDVKQPIYMKKGIEDPLQLIDHLRQLGVAYHFKEDIKDALWTIYGSMEEVNMLLKDNLHATALMFRLLREHGFAVSEGVFNRFMDEKGNLKASFRLQTEGLVSLYEASHLAKEGEHVLEEAKNFTTKQLKSLMEGSLEPHLREHVAHALELPLNWRMPRLQTRWFIEACQREANINPVLLELAKLDFNRVQSIQQRELREVSRWWSNLGLAQRLSFSRDRLMENYFWTVGWAFEP; encoded by the exons atggacaaACTGACAGAGGACGTGAAACAGCCGATCTACATGAAGAAGGGAATTGAGGACCCACTTCAACTGATCGATCACCTGCGGCAGCTTGGGGTGGCGTATCACTTTAAGGAGGATATTAAGGATGCTTTATGGACTATATACGGTTCCATGGAAGAGGTGAACATGTTGCTGAAGGATAATCTTCATGCCACGGCTCTTATGTTCAGGCTTCTCAGAGAACATGGGTTTGCTGTTTCTGAAG GTGTATTCAACCGATTTATGGATGAGAAGGGCAACTTGAAAGCCAGCTTTCGCCTCCAGACTGAAGGATTGGTGAGCTTGTACGAGGCTTCCCATCTTGCAAAGGAAGGAGAGCACGTGCTGGAAGAAGCTAAAAACTTCACAACTAAACAGCTCAAGAGCCTCATGGAGGGATCACTTGAGCCTCATCTCAGGGAGCACGTAGCCCATGCCTTGGAGCTTCCATTGAACTGGAGGATGCCGAGGTTACAGACCAGGTGGTTTATAGAAGCATGCCAAAGGGAAGCTAACATAAACCCTGTCCTACTTGAATTGGCTAAGTTGGACTTCAACAGAGTTCAGAGCATACAGCAGAGGGAACTCAGAGAAGTGTCGAG atggtggagcaatcttggCCTCGCGCAAAGGCTTTCATTTTCCAGGGACAGGTTGATGGAGAACTATTTCTGGACGGTTGGCTGGGCTTTTGAGCCATAG
- the LOC135609676 gene encoding monoterpene synthase 8, chloroplastic-like isoform X1: protein MDKLTEDVKQPIYMKKGIEDPLQLIDHLRQLGVAYHFKEDIKDALWTIYGSMEEVNMLLKDNLHATALMFRLLREHGFAVSEGVFNRFMDEKGNLKASFRLQTEGLVSLYEASHLAKEGEHVLEEAKNFTTKQLKSLMEGSLEPHLREHVAHALELPLNWRMPRLQTRWFIEACQREANINPVLLELAKLDFNRVQSIQQRELREVSRYFELALLESCPVHSAVVYEPANFSTNLWLSIRWWSNLGLAQRLSFSRDRLMENYFWTVGWAFEP, encoded by the exons atggacaaACTGACAGAGGACGTGAAACAGCCGATCTACATGAAGAAGGGAATTGAGGACCCACTTCAACTGATCGATCACCTGCGGCAGCTTGGGGTGGCGTATCACTTTAAGGAGGATATTAAGGATGCTTTATGGACTATATACGGTTCCATGGAAGAGGTGAACATGTTGCTGAAGGATAATCTTCATGCCACGGCTCTTATGTTCAGGCTTCTCAGAGAACATGGGTTTGCTGTTTCTGAAG GTGTATTCAACCGATTTATGGATGAGAAGGGCAACTTGAAAGCCAGCTTTCGCCTCCAGACTGAAGGATTGGTGAGCTTGTACGAGGCTTCCCATCTTGCAAAGGAAGGAGAGCACGTGCTGGAAGAAGCTAAAAACTTCACAACTAAACAGCTCAAGAGCCTCATGGAGGGATCACTTGAGCCTCATCTCAGGGAGCACGTAGCCCATGCCTTGGAGCTTCCATTGAACTGGAGGATGCCGAGGTTACAGACCAGGTGGTTTATAGAAGCATGCCAAAGGGAAGCTAACATAAACCCTGTCCTACTTGAATTGGCTAAGTTGGACTTCAACAGAGTTCAGAGCATACAGCAGAGGGAACTCAGAGAAGTGTCGAGGTATTTTGAGCTTGCTTTACTTGAATCATGTCCTGTACATTCTGCCGTCGTTTATGAACCAGCAAACTTCAGCACAAACTTATGGCTATCGAtcagatggtggagcaatcttggCCTCGCGCAAAGGCTTTCATTTTCCAGGGACAGGTTGATGGAGAACTATTTCTGGACGGTTGGCTGGGCTTTTGAGCCATAG